The genomic interval CCCTGACCAAGGGCAAGACCTGCATCGGCAACGTCGTCCAGGGCCTTGGCACGGACGGCGCGCCCAGGAAGTACTACATCTACCAGATCTGCGACCACGAGGAGGCCTACAAGGAGACCAACTCCCAGGCCATCTCCTACACCACGGGCGTGCCCGCCATGGTCGGCGCGGCCATGATGCTGCAGGGCATCTGGAAGAAGCCCGGCGTGTGGAACATGGAGCAGTTCGATCCCGATCCGTTCCTGGCCGAGCTGGCCAAGCGCGGCCTGCCCTGGCAGGAGACCTTCATTGACTAGGCCCGCGCTGCGCGAGGGCCTGCGCTTCGATCCGGGCCGCGTTCCCACCCCGTGCTACGTGGTGGACGCGGCCCTGCTCAGGCGCAACGCCGAGATCCTGAACGCCGTGCGCGGCCGCACGGGGTGCAGGATTCTCCTCGCGCTCAAGGGCTTCGCCATGTGGAGCGCCTTCGATCACCTGCGCTTCGCCCTCGATGGCACCTGCGCCAGCTCCCCGCACGAGGCCAGGCTCGGCCGCGAGGAGTTCGGCGGCGAGGTGCACGCCTTCGCCGCGGGCATGAACGAGGCGCACGTGCGCGAGTTCGCGGCGCTTGCGGACCACATCGTTTTCAACTCCTTTCGTCAGTTCGAGAAATTCCGGGACATCGCCCGCGAGGCGGCCCATGAGAAGGGCCGCGAGGTCCACTTCGCCCTGCGCGTGAACCCCGAGCATTCCGAGGGCCACACGCCCATCTACGACCCCTGCGGCCCGTGCTCCAGGCTCGGCATCCACCGCGCCGAGTTCGCGGGCAAGAGCCTTGCTGGCGTCACGGGCCTGCACTTCCACACCCTGTGCCAGCACAACGCCGACGCGCTCAAGCGCACGCTCGAAGCCTTCGAGGCCAGGTTCGGCGATCTGATCGGCGGGCTTGCCTACGTCAACTTCGGCGGCGGGCACCACATCACCCGGCCCGACTACGACGTGGAGCTTCTTTGCCGCCTGATCGAGGATTTCAAGGCGAGGCACGGGGTGCAGGTCTATCTGGAGCCGGGCGAGGCCGTGGCCCTGAACGCGGGCTTTCTGGTCGCCGAGGTCATGGATGTGGTCACGCGCGGCATGCCGTTGGCCATCCTGGACACGGCCGTGCCCTGTCACATGCCAGACGTCATCGAGATGCCCTACCGGCCCGAGATCATCGGCGCGGGCGCGCCGGGCGAGAAGGCCCACACCTACCGCCTGGGCGGGCTCTCGTGCCTCGCGGGCGACGTGGCGGGCGACTACTCCTTTGACGAGCCGCTTTCGCCGGGCGACAGGCTGGTCTTTTGCGACATGGCCATCTACTCCATGGTCAAGACCAACACCTTCAACGGCGTGAACCTGCCCGCCATCTGCCTGCTCGAACCGGGCGAGGAGACGCCGCGCGTGGTCAAGACGTTCGGCTACGAAGACTTCAAGGGACGGCTGTCATGAGCCCCATGCCCCATTTCCTGTCCACGGAGACGCTGAACGCGCCGCCCGCGGCCGCGCTCTTTCACGTCATTCCCGTGCCCTTCGAGGCCAGCGTGTCTTACGGCGGCGGCACGGGCGACGGCCCCGCGGCCATCCTCACGGCCAGCGGCCAGCTCGAAGCCAACGTCGGACGGCTCGTGCCGTCCGCGCGCGGCATCCACACCACCGCGCCGGTGGACTGCGAGGGCGAGCCCGAGGCTGTTTTGGCGCGCATCGAGGCGGCGGTCAGCCGGGTTTTGGCTGGAAACAGGATTCCCGTGCTTCTGGGCGGCGAGCATACGGTCTCGGTGGGGGCGTTTCGCGCCCTGGCGCGGCTTGGCAAGCCCGTGGGCGTGGTGCAGTTCGACGCTCACGCGGATCTGCGCGACGAGTACGAGGGCACGAAGCATTCGCACGCCTGCGTCATGCGCCGGGCGCACGAGCTTGGTCTTTCCATCTACCAGATAGGCGTGCGCGCGCCCTCGATCGAGGAGTTGGACTACCGCCAGGCCCACGCCATCCCGCATCTGGACGCTCGGGCGATCTGGGAGTCGGGCCTTCCGGACCCGATCCTGCCGCCGGATTTCCCCAACGACATCTACGTGACCTTCGACGTGGACGGCCTGGACCCGAGCGTGATCGGGGCCACGGGCACGCCGGTTCCCGGCGGCCTGACCTGGCGCGAGGCCGTGACGGCCATCGAGCGCGTCTGCGCGGGCCGACGCCTCGTGGGCTGCGACGTGGTGGAGCTTGCCCCGCGCGCGGGCGACCACGGCTCGAACTTCGCCGCCGCGCTCCTCGCCCAGACGCTCATGGTTCAAGCCGTTTCGTAAGGCTCACTTCCCCCGCAGGCGGCTGCGGCGCTCCTGGACCATGGATTCAAGGTTGAATTTCTTGATGCGGTAGCCCATCTGGCGCAGGGTGATGCCAAGCTCGCGCGCCGCGCGCGACTGGATGAAGCGGTGCCGCTCCAGGGCCGAGACCACCTCGCGCTTCTCGATGTCCAAAAGCGAGGCATGCTCCTCGCCCTCGTCCGCCCGGGCCGCGCTGCCCTGCGCGAGCAGCGGCACGTCGCTCACGTCGATGGTCTCGCCCTCGACCATGATCGCGAGGCGCTCCACCAGGTTCTCCATCTCGCGCACGTTGCCCGGCCAGTCGTGGCGCATCAGCGCCTCCAAAGCCTGCGGCGTGAAGACCAGCCGCCGCGAATACTCCTTCTCCATGGTGTCCAGGAAGTGGTTCAAAAGCGCGGGGATGTCGTCGGGCCGCTCGCGCAGGGCCGGAACACGGATGGGGAAGACGTTCAGGCGGTAGAACAGATCCTCGCGGAAGCGCCCCCTCCGTACTTCCTCGGCCAGATCCTTGTTGGTCGCGGTGATGATGCGCACGTCCACCTTGCGGGTCTTGGCCGATCCCAGGCGTTCGAATTCCTTCTCCTGGATGACGCGCAACAGCTTGGACTGCACAGCCAGGGTGAGTTCGCCGATCTCGTCGAGAAAGATCGTGCCGCCGTCGGCCTCCTCGAAGCGGCCCGCCTTGGGCGCGACCGCGCCGGTGAAGGCCCCCTTCTCGTGGCCGAACAACTCGGATTCGAGCAGCGTCTCGGGCAGGGCCGCACAGTTGACCTTGATGAAGGGCTGGGCGTGGCGCTCGGAGAGTTCGTGGATGATTCGCGCGGTCAGCGTCTTGCCGGTGCCCGACTCGCCGAGCAGGAGCACCGTGGCCCGCGTGGGCGCGACCTTCTCGATCATCTGGCGCACACGCTCCATGGGCTGGCTCTTGCCCACGATGAAAAAGCGCTGGTAGCTGCTGGAAAGCTTGGAGCGAAGCTGTGAGATTTCCTTCCTGAGCGTCAGCTCGCGCTCCTGGAAATGGCGGTTGAGCTGGATGAACTGGCCGAACAGGGTGGCCACCACGCACAGGAAGCTCACGTCCTCCTCGAAGTGCACCTCGTCCTCGAAGAGGCGATCCACGTTGAGCACGCCCACGGGCTGTTGCCCCACCAGGATGGGCACGCCGATGAAGGAGATGCGGCCGCGCTCAAGCCCCCTGGACCTGGTTTTGTCCAGGAACAGCGGCTCCTTGGCCACGTCGGGCACGATGAAGGGCTTGCCGGTCTGGAAGATGTGGCCGGTGACACCCTCGTTCATGCGATAGACGCCGCGCTCGCGCTCCTCCTTGGAGAGGCCGTGCGAGGCGCGGATGGCGAGCTGGCCGGAGTCGTCGAGCAGGGTCACGGTGGCCCGCTTCATGGAAAGCGTATCGGAGAGGATGAGCAGCACGCGCTCCAGAGTGCCGTTCAGGTCGTGGGCCTGTCCGATGATCTGGGATATCTCGCGCAGGACATTGAGTTCGAGAGCGCCGACCTGTGATTTCATGAGTTCTCCGGCCGGTGGAGAAGCAAGGAGCGTGCCTCGCTCCGACGGGCAGGGCGGGAGCTGCTGGTCTTTGATCTAATGCCCTGGAATGATTTGGCTTGAAAATCGAAAGCAAGAGGGCACAGGACATCGGGGCGGATGTTACCTTTGCGAAAGATTTACCATTCTGCAAAATTTGTCATTGGAAGACCATGTTTTTCTGCTCTATTTCTCAATTTTGAAAACAGAGGGGTGGGGGGAGCGGCTCCGGCCTCGAGAAACAGTCCCGGAACCGGGCGCGAAGAATGCTGGTAGGCGCGGCAGCGCAACAGACGGCGGCTTAGGGACGGCTTTCTCGTAAGTAGGTGTCCTTGCGCAGGCCGTTCAAAAGGCGTTGGACGCAAGGCGCAAGAAAGCGCCGGGCCCGCCGTGTATTTCTGATACACGAGGATCCGGCGCTTTCGCGGTAACGCAGCAGACGATGCCTTAGGGACGGCCTGCTAGGCCAGCGCCTCGGCCGCATCGCAGCAGGGCAGATCGAATGCCTCGGCCACGGCCTGGCAGGTCAGCGTTCCGCCGAAGGTGTTCAGGCCCAGGCGCAGCGGCGCGCTCTCGCGCAGCGCGTCCAGCCCCTTGTCCGCGAGCTTGAGCGCGTAGGGCAGGGTCTGGTTGACCAGGGCGAAGGTCGAGGTGCGGGGCACCGCGCCGGGCATGTTGGCCACACCGTAGTGCACCACGCCGTCGATGACGTAGGTCGGCTTGTCGTGGGTGGTGGCGTAGATGGTTTCCACGCAGCCACCCTGGTCCACGGCCACGTCCACGACGACCGAACCTTCCTTCATCTGGGCGATCATGCCGCGCGTCACCAGGTGCGGGGCCTTGGCGCCGGGGATGAGCACCGCGCCGATGACGAGGTCGGCCTTCATGACCATCTCGCGCACGTTGGCCTCGGTCGAGTTCATGGTCACGATGCGGCCGCCGAAGACGTCGTCGAGGTACTGCATGCGCGCGTGGTTGATGTCCAGGACTGTGACTCGCGCGCCCAGGCCCACGGCGATCTTGATGGAGTTGATGCCCACCACGCCGCCGCCCAGGATGACGACCTCGGCCGGGGGCACGCCGGGCACGCCGCCAAGCAGCATGCCGCGCCCACCCTGGCGCTTTTCCAGATGGTGCGCACCGACCTGCGGCGCGAGGCGGCCGGCCACCTCGCTCATGGGCGAGAGCAGCGGCAGGCTGCCGTCGGGCAGTTGCACGGTCTCGTAGGCCACGCCCGTGACCTTGCTCGCGAGCATGGCGTCGGTCAGGTCGCGGGCGGCCGCGAGGTGCAGGTAGGTGAAGAGCAGCAGGTCTTCGCGCAGGTATTTGTACTCCTCGGGCAGCGGTTCCTTGACCTTGATGACGAGCTGCGCGCCCCAGGCGCCTGCGGCGTCGGTCAGGGTCGCTCCCGCGGCCTCGTATTCCTCGTCCGTCAGGCCCGAGCCGAGGCCCGCGCCCCGCTCGACCAGCACGGTGTGGCCGCGCCGGGTCAGCGCCTCGACGCCGCCGGGCGTCATGGCCACGCGGTTCTCCCAACTCTTGATCTCCCTGGGCACTCCGACGATCATGGCAATCTCCTTGGCTTGATCAGGAAAAGTCTCGCCGTGCTCTAACGCTGTCCGTGCAAACAATCAATATGCCATTGAATCGACGGCGTGTTCCTGGGTTGCGAGAACGATCCCCGTAAGACGGCAATTTCGTGAGAAAATCGGGGGAAACGCGGCAGCACAATGAACGCACGGCCGCGTCGAGGCGCAAAAAAATCACGTCCCCGCGCCGGGCGGAAACGTGGCGGCGCGAAACCGGACGGGGAATCACGAGGATGGCGCTATCGGGAACGGCCTGCGAGCGCTAGGTTTCCCGTTTCTGTTCCTCGGCCTTGGCTTGGCGGTGGGCGATGAGGTGGTAGCGGAAGACCCATTCGCCGAGCACTGGCACTTCCTCGCCTGTGGGAAGCCTGCGCCATTGGAACCCGTCGATTTCTTCCTCGCCGTAGGCCACGATGCGCAGTCCCACGTCCAGAAGGCCCTGCTGCAGGCGGTTCTCGTTGCGTACCTCGCAGGTCAGCCAGTGCGAGGTCGGCTCGCCGCCCGAGGGGTCTTTCAGATCCAGGTGCACGATGAGCATCTGCTTTTCAGCCACCAGATCCCGCCCGGCCGTTGGAATGGAGAGGCCACCGAGGCGAAGCCCGTTGCCCGAGAGGTCGAGCAATCTGACTGGAGGCTTGCCGGGCAGGGCGTCCTCGGCCCGCCAGGCCTGGGCCGGGGTGCCGAGCGCCTCTGGCGTGAAGCTCTCGGGCAGGGTGGAGTCCTCGGGCACCCAGACCATGAGCCCCACGAAGAATCCGTCCGGCACTTCGGTGCGCAGGGCCGAGCGGCGCGAGAAGCGTTGCAGGAGCGAGGGCATGGAGAGGTCCAGCCGTGCGGCCTTGTGTTCGGTCTTTTCGACCGAAAGGATGGTGGCGGGAAAGCTGTAGAACGTCTTTCCCTGTGTGCCTGAACCCGTGACATAGGCCTCCACTCCGAGACCCACGAGGGCCTTGCCGGGGCGGATGTTGGCGGGCAGTTCGATGGTCAGCCGTGTGCGATTCACCGCGACTACCTGCGAGGAGAGCAGTTTGTCGATGAGCATGCCGTGCTGGATGCGGATTTCGAAGCGGCTTTGGCGGTCGGCGGCTTGATCGAGGATTTCGCGTATCGCCTTCGGATCGCTGACCACCAAGGGGTCGTCATCGGTTCCGCGGCGGCCCAGGATCATGCGGGCGATCATGTACAGGACGAAAAGCAGCAGGATGATCCCGAGGATCCAGACCAGGATCTCGAACTGCGGCGCAATCTGATACCATTCCGTTCTCAAGCTGTTTCCCCCCTCGCGCTGCGACTCGTCCGCCCCGGATTCCGCCTTTGGCCATCCCACGCCGGACACGGCACAACTAGCTGGAATTCCGGATATTGCAAGAGCGCGGCTCCTGGATTTCATACCCAGGAATGAACACAACTTCATGACATTCCACAGGCAAGGGCGTCGGTCAAGGAGCCTTTCGCGGTTTTTCGCGTAAAATATTCATGTAGCAGGGGAAGATGGCGGCGTTTTGCGGTCAGCGGCGTACCCCGCGCACATGGACGTGGATATGAAACACGGATAGGGAAGATAGCCGCCCCGTGTGATCTCGGGGCCGTTTCTGTAGATGGTTTTTTCGGTTTTCGGGGTGGGGCGTGTCTTGGTCCGCACGGCACGTTGCGGATGCGCGCGTCTCTTGGGAATGTCAAACGGCTTTGAGGTTGGTGTGAACCCGTAACTTGTCTGGAGGCGTGTGATGAAGGGTCTTCTTTTCGCCGGTGCGTTGTTGGTCACGATGTTCTCAGCCGTTCCCGCCTTTTCCGCCGATCTCGTCGGCGAATGGGTATCGCAGCCGGGCAAGGGTTCCGGGGCGCTCTCCGGTGCTCCGCAGCACGGCACCCGCCCTGCCGGAAAGCATTTCAACGCCGGAGACCTGTCCTGGGTCCTGAAAGTCTCCAGCCAGGAAGGGTCCGGCTTTCACGGCGAATGGTGCAGCGCCAGAAAGTGCGAGGAACTGGTCGGCGTGGTGCGCCGGGACGGCATGCTGCTCATGGCTGACGAGGACAGCACCTTTTTCGCGACCATGCACGGCGACGAGATGGAACTGTGCGTCGTGGAGCCGGGCAAGGATTTTCGCGTGGCCGCCTGCCACGTCATGAAAAAGAAGTAGTGCCGTCGGCCCGGACGGGAGTTTGGAGCAGAAAAAGCGGGAGTCCCGGTCGGGGCTCCCGCTTTTCGCGTCATGACGGCGGGGAATTTAGATCTTGCAGGCCGTGCGCAGGTCGTCCGCAGCGTCGGTCTTTTCCCAGGTGAACTCGGGAAGCTCGCGGCCGAAGTGGCCGTAGTTGGTGGTCTTGCCGAAGATGGGGCGGCGCAGGTCGAGCCGCTTGCTGATGAAGTAGGGGCGCAGGTCGAAGACTTCGCGCACGGCACGGGTCAGGGTTTCGTCGCAGACCGGGCCGGTGCCGTAGGAGGTGGCCAACACGGAGACGGGCTCGGCCACGCCGATGCAGTACGCGATCTGGACCTCGCACTTCTCGGCCAGCCCGGCGGCCACGATGTTCTTGGCCACGTAGCGGGCCATGTACGCGCCGGAGCGATCCACCTTGGAGGGATCCTTGCCCGAGAACGCGCCACCGCCGTGCGCGCCTGCGCCGCCGTAGGTGTCCTGAATGATCTTGCGGCCCGTGAGGCCGCAGTCGCCCATGGGGCCGCCGATGACGAAACGTCCCGTGGTGTTGATGTAGATCTTGGTGTCCTTGTCCAGCAGATCGGCGGGCAGGGTTTCGAGGATGACTTCCTTTTTGATGGCGTCGCACAGATCCTGGTAGTCCAACTTGGGGCTGTGCTGCGAGGAGACGACCACGTTGTCGATGCGCACGGGCTTGCCGTCGATGTACTCGATGGCCACCTGGGTCTTGCCGTCGGGCCGGAGGAAGTCGAGGATGCCTTCCTTGCGCACGAAGGTCAGGCGGCGGGAAAGCTTGTGGGCCCAGTAGATGGCCGAGGGCATGAGCGTCTCGGTCTCCCTGGTGGCGAAGCCGAACATCATGCCCTGGTCGCCCGCGCCCTGCTCCTCGGGCTTGGTGCGGTTCACGCCCTGGGCGATGTCGGGCGACTGCTTGTCGATGGAGGACATGACGCCGCAGGTCTCCCAGTCGAAGCCCATGTCCGAGGAGTTGTAGCCGATCTCCTTGATGGTCGAACGCACGATATCCGGGAAATGGGCGTAGGCGCTGGTGGTGATCTCGCCCGCGATGACCGCGAGGCCGGTGGTCACGAGCGTCTCGCAGGCCACGCGGCAATCGGGGTCCTGAGCCATGATGGCGTCGAGGATGTTGTCGGAGATGGCGTCGGCCACTTTGTCCGGGTGGCCCTCGGTGACGGACTCGGATGTGAACAGGTACTTACCCTTGCATTGGATCATGAAAAAGCCTCCTTGGGATGGCGCGATATGGGCTCCGGGTCAGCCGACCTGGAGGATGACGTTATCGGGGCCGAGGATGGCCACGCGCGGGGCGTGGGATGCGATCTCGTCCTCGGAGAGCCAGACGTAGCTGCAGATGATGACTCGTTGTCCCGGCTCGGCCAGGAGCGCGGCCGCGCCGTTCAGGCGCACTTGGCCGGGCTCGCCCGGGATGGCGTAGGTGGTGAGCCGGTTCCCGTTGTCGCGGTTGTACACTTCCACCTGTTCGTTGGGCAGGATGTCCACGGCGGCCAGAAGCGCGGGATCGATGGAGATGGAACCCTGGTAGTCGGCCTCGCAGCCGGTGAGCGTGGCTAGGTGCAGTTTGGAGCGGAGAAAGCAGCGTTGGGGCATGTCGTATGGCCGTTTCAGGCGTGCGCGCGTTGCGCGCGGAAATGGTTGATGGTGTCGGGCACGGTGTCGCTTTTCAACTCGCGTCGGTTCGTTTTGACTATGACGGCGTCAACTCGATGTTGTCGATCAGCCGGGCTCTGCCCAGGCGCACGGCCACCGCGGCCACGGCAGGGCCGGTGACCATGGAAAGCGGCGTCATGGTTTCGGGATGCACGATCTCGACGTAATCCACCTCGCCCAAGGGAAGTGTCCGGCCGTAGCGCTCGCGAAGGCGTGCGAGAAGGGTTTTCACGTCGCGTTCGCCAGCCGCCAGATCGTCGCGCAGGGCCGTAAGGCCCCGGTGGATCATGGGCGCCATGGCGCGTTCGTCAGCGGAGAGATAAACGTTTCGCGAACTCATGGCAAGGCCGTCGGCCTCGCGCACGATGGAGTGCCCCTTGATGATTGTGGGGATGAAGAGCTGACGCGCCATGGTCCGGATCACGGCGAGTTGCTGGCGGTCCTTTTCGCCGAACACGGCCAGATGCGGCATGGCCAGGAGCAGGAGCTTGGCGACCACCGTGGCCACGCCTCGGAAATGGCCGGGTCTGCTCGCGCCGCACAGGTGCCTGGAGACCTCGGGCACGTCCACCCAGACCTCGGGGCCCTGGTACATGGCCTCGGGTGAGGGAGTGAAGAGCACGTCCGCCCCGCGCTCGCGGGCCAGGGCCGTGTCGCGCTCCATGTCGCGGGGGTAGGCGGCCAGATCTTCGCTCGGCCCGAATTGCGTAGGGTTGACGAATATGGAAACGGCCAGTCTGTCCGTTTCGGCGCGGGCCGCGTCCATGAGGCTCAGGTGCCCGTCGTGGAAGTAGCCCATGGTGGGCACGAAACCCAGACGCACGCCCTTGGCGCGCCAGTCCAGGCAAAGACTCTGGAATTCTGCGGGATCGGTGATGGTGCGCATGGCTTCCTTCTCGTTGTTCACGCAGAGCAATAGGAGATGGGCGCGCGGGTGTAAAGGGGCGGTGGGATATGGGCCGTTCAGCCCAGGGCGTCCCACAGGCAGCTTCGCAGGTCGTTGTCCAGGGCGGATGCGCGGGAGGCGAGGCGCGCGGGCAGGGGATCGACGAGGAACCGGCCGGGATCGCCGGTAAGCGCCTTGTCGAGACGCGAACGCCACCGGGTCACGAGGCCCGAATCCTCCTCCGCCAGGAGTTTGCGGCCGCGCTCGGGGTTCTCGCGCAGGGCGCGCTCAAAGGCTTCGTCGTCGATGACCAGATCGCCGCGCCGCGAAAGGCGCAGGCCCATGCCCGCAAGCCCGGTCTCGTTTTCACGCAGCGGCTCCTCGAAGGACGCGGCCAAAGCGGGCTTCCACAGGTCCGCCTCGACGCGCAAAAAGGAGTTCAGGTCGTTGTAGGCCAGGGCCGCCTCGGCCATGCGGCGCGCGGCGAAATCCTCCAGCGGCGTGGTGCGAAGCGCCCCGCGCCCGCCGAACTGCTCCACGGTTTCGATGGCCAGCCGTCCCTTATCCTCCAGGAAGAGGCCGGGGTTTCGCACCCGTTGCCTGCCGTTCACGCCGAGTTCCGCGTCCGCGCCCGGCGTCGCAGTGACGTTCAGCCCGAGCCGGGCCAGAAGGCTCGACGCACCGTCGGGCGAGGCCGCGACATCCTCGCTCAGGCGCAGCCGGTCGCCGGGCTTGGCGTCCTTGGCCGTCACCTCGGTCACGAGCCGGGCCACGCTGGTCATGCCGCCCGCAAGGCGCGGGTCGTAGAAGGGCTCGTTCACGACGCGGGTCGCGGCGCGCAGGAAATCGGCCGAGGAATCGAGGCGCGCGGCGACCCGTTTGGCCACGTCGCCCACGGTGTCGGCCGCGCCCACGTTCACGGAAACGTCGGCGGTGCGGCCGCCAAGCTCCGCGCGCAGGGTATAGAGCCCTGCGGGCAGTCCGGCCGGGGCATTCGGGTCCAGTCCCCGGCCGCTGTAGGTCGTGGGAATCGCCGGGCGCGGCTGCGCGAGGTCGTAGCGCCGCGCCACGGGGGCCGCGACGGGCTGATCCGTTGCGCGCAGATCGAGGGGGCGCAGCAGACGGCCCGGCGAGTCGTCGAGGCGCACCTCCAAGTCGTTGTAGGCTCCGTTCGCGGCCAGGGCCAGAGTCAGGCCCGTGGTCACGAGACCCTCGACCTTCTGTCCCGGCGAGGACTGGCGGATGAGTTCGGCCTGCACGGGCAGGGAGCTTTCGTTCACGGCCCGGGCCAGGGCGTCGAGCACGTCGCGGTTGGCCGCGCCCTGCTCCACGACGATTTCGAGCTTCTCGGACCGGCAGCCCGCATGCAGGGTCACGACGTGCGTGCCCGGCCTTCCGGCGTAGCGGGCAAGGGGGTCGAGGCCGCGCGAGAAGGCGCGGTAGTAGTCCCTGGCCTCGCCGCCGCTCCTGATCTCGCCCCTCACCCGCCCCGTAAGCGCGGGGTCGAGTTCCACGGCCAGGCCCGTCCTGACGGCGCTTTCGGACAACTGGAAATTGTTCAGGGTTTCGGCGAAGGCGTTCAGGCGCGAGACCAGGCCCGAGACGAGGAGGGAGCGAAGACGGGCCAGCCGCGCCGCCTCGCCCCGGCCCTGACCGGGGTCGAAGCCGAACCGCTCGCCTGGGGAGCGGATGCTGGGCGTGCCAGGGGGCTCGTCAGCCGTCGTCCGGGGCAGGGCCAGCCGGGTGCCGTCGATGATGACCAAAGCCGTCCTCCCCGTAGTCCACGCGCATCAGGCAAAGCCCTTGCGGCGGCGCGGTCTCGGGCGCCTGCTCGCGATTTCGCGCTTTCAGTACGGATCGGACGTCGGCCAGGGAAAGTTTACCCTTGGCGGTCTGCACCAGGCAGCCGACGAGGTTGCGCACCATCTGCTTGAGGAAGCCGTCGGCCGTGAAGGAGAGCACGATCTCGCCCGGCACGTTGGGAGCGACGGGCGGCAATTCCACCACCTCCAGACGCATGAGGTGGCGCATGGTGTTTTTCACGGGCGTGCCCTGGTTCATGAAAGCCGCGAAGTCGTGACGGCCGGTGACGAGCGCTGCGGCTTCGCGCAGCGCGTCGATGTCGAGCGGCCCGCATTTCCAGACGAAAGGGCTGCGCTGCGGCAGGCAGAAGGCGCGCTCGGGCCACAAGGTGTAGGAATAAGTCTTGTTCAGGGCGCACAGTTGGGCGTGGAAGCGCTCCGGGGCCTCGCGCACGTCGAGGACGTTGATGGTCGGCGGGAGGAGGGCGTTGAGCGCCTTGCGCCAGTCGATGCCGCGCCGCCGCTCGGGCACGTCGGCATGGGCCGTCTGCCCGATGGCGTGCACCCCCGCGTCGGTGCGGCCCGCGCCGTGGCAGCGCACCGGCTCGTCCGCGATCTTCGAGAGCGCGGCTTCAAGCCGGTCCTGCACGGTGTTTCCGCCGGGCTGGCTCTGCCAGCCCGCGAGGGACGTGCCCACATAGGCCAGGGTCAGCTTGATGCGCGGCATGGGGCAAGCAATAGACCAAAGCGGGCCGGGCGGAAAGCCCCGCAAACGCCGCAGACGGTGCCTTTGGAACGGCCTGCTAGCTGCCGAAGGGCATTTGCATGCGCGTCAGGGCCTGGGAGAGACGCGCGGCCTTGGCCGCGGGCACAAAATTCAGGATTTCGCCGGCCTGACGACCGCGCATGCCCGCCAGAATCTTGACGGCGGTTTGCTCATCGAGCTTGTCCAGGGTCTCGGCCGCGTTCTTGGCCTTCATGTTCGCGTACACGTCCACTAGGTGGCGGAATTTTTCGTCGCGCATGGCCCTGGCTTCTTCGAGCATCTGTTGCAGGTTCTTCTCAAGTGTCGCG from Alkalidesulfovibrio alkalitolerans DSM 16529 carries:
- the nspC gene encoding carboxynorspermidine decarboxylase — encoded protein: MTRPALREGLRFDPGRVPTPCYVVDAALLRRNAEILNAVRGRTGCRILLALKGFAMWSAFDHLRFALDGTCASSPHEARLGREEFGGEVHAFAAGMNEAHVREFAALADHIVFNSFRQFEKFRDIAREAAHEKGREVHFALRVNPEHSEGHTPIYDPCGPCSRLGIHRAEFAGKSLAGVTGLHFHTLCQHNADALKRTLEAFEARFGDLIGGLAYVNFGGGHHITRPDYDVELLCRLIEDFKARHGVQVYLEPGEAVALNAGFLVAEVMDVVTRGMPLAILDTAVPCHMPDVIEMPYRPEIIGAGAPGEKAHTYRLGGLSCLAGDVAGDYSFDEPLSPGDRLVFCDMAIYSMVKTNTFNGVNLPAICLLEPGEETPRVVKTFGYEDFKGRLS
- the speB gene encoding agmatinase, giving the protein MSPMPHFLSTETLNAPPAAALFHVIPVPFEASVSYGGGTGDGPAAILTASGQLEANVGRLVPSARGIHTTAPVDCEGEPEAVLARIEAAVSRVLAGNRIPVLLGGEHTVSVGAFRALARLGKPVGVVQFDAHADLRDEYEGTKHSHACVMRRAHELGLSIYQIGVRAPSIEELDYRQAHAIPHLDARAIWESGLPDPILPPDFPNDIYVTFDVDGLDPSVIGATGTPVPGGLTWREAVTAIERVCAGRRLVGCDVVELAPRAGDHGSNFAAALLAQTLMVQAVS
- the nifA gene encoding nif-specific transcriptional activator NifA, giving the protein MKSQVGALELNVLREISQIIGQAHDLNGTLERVLLILSDTLSMKRATVTLLDDSGQLAIRASHGLSKEERERGVYRMNEGVTGHIFQTGKPFIVPDVAKEPLFLDKTRSRGLERGRISFIGVPILVGQQPVGVLNVDRLFEDEVHFEEDVSFLCVVATLFGQFIQLNRHFQERELTLRKEISQLRSKLSSSYQRFFIVGKSQPMERVRQMIEKVAPTRATVLLLGESGTGKTLTARIIHELSERHAQPFIKVNCAALPETLLESELFGHEKGAFTGAVAPKAGRFEEADGGTIFLDEIGELTLAVQSKLLRVIQEKEFERLGSAKTRKVDVRIITATNKDLAEEVRRGRFREDLFYRLNVFPIRVPALRERPDDIPALLNHFLDTMEKEYSRRLVFTPQALEALMRHDWPGNVREMENLVERLAIMVEGETIDVSDVPLLAQGSAARADEGEEHASLLDIEKREVVSALERHRFIQSRAARELGITLRQMGYRIKKFNLESMVQERRSRLRGK
- the ald gene encoding alanine dehydrogenase, translated to MIVGVPREIKSWENRVAMTPGGVEALTRRGHTVLVERGAGLGSGLTDEEYEAAGATLTDAAGAWGAQLVIKVKEPLPEEYKYLREDLLLFTYLHLAAARDLTDAMLASKVTGVAYETVQLPDGSLPLLSPMSEVAGRLAPQVGAHHLEKRQGGRGMLLGGVPGVPPAEVVILGGGVVGINSIKIAVGLGARVTVLDINHARMQYLDDVFGGRIVTMNSTEANVREMVMKADLVIGAVLIPGAKAPHLVTRGMIAQMKEGSVVVDVAVDQGGCVETIYATTHDKPTYVIDGVVHYGVANMPGAVPRTSTFALVNQTLPYALKLADKGLDALRESAPLRLGLNTFGGTLTCQAVAEAFDLPCCDAAEALA
- the metK gene encoding methionine adenosyltransferase encodes the protein MIQCKGKYLFTSESVTEGHPDKVADAISDNILDAIMAQDPDCRVACETLVTTGLAVIAGEITTSAYAHFPDIVRSTIKEIGYNSSDMGFDWETCGVMSSIDKQSPDIAQGVNRTKPEEQGAGDQGMMFGFATRETETLMPSAIYWAHKLSRRLTFVRKEGILDFLRPDGKTQVAIEYIDGKPVRIDNVVVSSQHSPKLDYQDLCDAIKKEVILETLPADLLDKDTKIYINTTGRFVIGGPMGDCGLTGRKIIQDTYGGAGAHGGGAFSGKDPSKVDRSGAYMARYVAKNIVAAGLAEKCEVQIAYCIGVAEPVSVLATSYGTGPVCDETLTRAVREVFDLRPYFISKRLDLRRPIFGKTTNYGHFGRELPEFTWEKTDAADDLRTACKI
- the panD gene encoding aspartate 1-decarboxylase, whose translation is MPQRCFLRSKLHLATLTGCEADYQGSISIDPALLAAVDILPNEQVEVYNRDNGNRLTTYAIPGEPGQVRLNGAAALLAEPGQRVIICSYVWLSEDEIASHAPRVAILGPDNVILQVG
- the panC gene encoding pantoate--beta-alanine ligase; translation: MRTITDPAEFQSLCLDWRAKGVRLGFVPTMGYFHDGHLSLMDAARAETDRLAVSIFVNPTQFGPSEDLAAYPRDMERDTALARERGADVLFTPSPEAMYQGPEVWVDVPEVSRHLCGASRPGHFRGVATVVAKLLLLAMPHLAVFGEKDRQQLAVIRTMARQLFIPTIIKGHSIVREADGLAMSSRNVYLSADERAMAPMIHRGLTALRDDLAAGERDVKTLLARLRERYGRTLPLGEVDYVEIVHPETMTPLSMVTGPAVAAVAVRLGRARLIDNIELTPS